One window of Treponema denticola genomic DNA carries:
- a CDS encoding glucose-1-phosphate adenylyltransferase has product MSKVLSIILGGGKGTRLYPLTMHRSKPAVPFGGKHRIIDIPLSNCINSGFRNIYIVTQFNSASLHIHIAKAYTFDTFSNGFVEILAAEQTFDNTGWYEGTADSIRKNLHHFRHQNPSHYLILAGDQLYRMDLKKFLNFHKESGSDITVACTPVTREDASGFGIMKVNSDSVITEFMEKPGPDKNIDDWKIPEKSLIKPNDPNKQYLASMGIYIFNARVMEECLNSDHTDFGKEVIPAAINGKYKVSAFPHNGYWSDIGTIKSFYDATLDLTEIRPKFDFYDAERPIYTHNRNLPPSKVNYAHLSRSICSEGCVITNSTINHSVIGVRSIIETGSFVEDSICMGADYYETHEEKEARLKEGCPSLGIGNHCRIRSAIIDKNVRMGNNVSIGMDQTPPDGDYGFYHVVGGIYVIVKNSVIPDNTSI; this is encoded by the coding sequence ATGTCAAAAGTTCTTTCCATAATCCTGGGAGGCGGAAAAGGAACACGTCTTTATCCGCTTACCATGCATAGATCTAAACCGGCTGTTCCTTTTGGAGGTAAACATCGAATTATCGATATACCTCTTTCCAATTGTATAAATTCCGGCTTTAGGAATATTTATATTGTAACACAATTTAACTCTGCTTCTTTGCATATCCACATTGCAAAAGCCTACACTTTTGATACGTTTTCAAACGGATTTGTAGAAATTCTTGCAGCTGAGCAAACTTTCGATAATACAGGATGGTATGAAGGTACGGCTGACTCTATAAGAAAAAACCTTCATCATTTTCGGCATCAAAATCCCTCCCACTATTTAATCCTTGCAGGCGATCAACTCTACCGTATGGATCTAAAAAAATTTTTAAATTTTCATAAAGAATCCGGATCCGATATTACCGTAGCCTGTACTCCCGTCACACGAGAGGATGCATCAGGTTTCGGTATTATGAAGGTTAATTCGGATTCTGTAATTACCGAGTTTATGGAAAAACCCGGTCCCGACAAAAACATAGATGATTGGAAAATTCCTGAAAAGTCCCTTATCAAACCGAATGATCCCAATAAACAATATCTGGCATCAATGGGTATTTATATTTTCAATGCAAGGGTCATGGAAGAATGTTTAAACAGCGATCATACCGACTTCGGAAAAGAAGTAATTCCTGCAGCAATAAACGGAAAATATAAGGTTTCTGCCTTTCCTCATAACGGATATTGGTCCGACATAGGAACCATCAAGTCTTTTTATGATGCAACTCTTGATCTGACGGAAATAAGGCCTAAATTCGACTTTTATGATGCTGAAAGGCCAATATACACCCATAACAGAAATCTACCTCCATCAAAGGTAAACTATGCACACTTGAGCAGATCTATCTGCAGCGAAGGCTGTGTCATAACGAATTCTACAATAAATCACTCCGTAATAGGTGTCCGGTCAATCATAGAAACAGGCAGCTTTGTAGAAGACTCTATCTGCATGGGAGCGGACTATTACGAAACACATGAGGAAAAAGAAGCTCGATTAAAAGAAGGATGCCCCAGCTTGGGTATAGGAAATCATTGCCGCATACGTTCTGCAATAATAGATAAAAATGTGCGTATGGGAAATAACGTATCCATAGGCATGGACCAAACACCTCCCGATGGTGACTACGGTTTCTATCATGTTGTCGGCGGAATATACGTTATAGTAAAAAATTCCGTAATACCTGATAATACTTCAATATAA
- a CDS encoding septal ring lytic transglycosylase RlpA family protein produces MKKAILMLILSLSFMHFLAAQGEIISEETYASYYGEAFNGRPTANGEIFDMNAYTAAHKTLPFGTLVEVTNLENGRKVIVRINDRGPFVGNREIDVSKAAAAALDMLAYGVVRVSLRKIDPNNMGAFTRTETSEKTINQEKASLKAEETNSRAKDLVKTKEQEFQASTDSTKNQNLVYVPAKASETEGVLWRIQLGSFKREENALRLVIKLRKIGFEPAYEKTETTTRVVLYGIRPHELEKVKRVLELNSFNDYVLRQESW; encoded by the coding sequence ATGAAAAAAGCAATCCTTATGTTAATTTTGTCCTTATCCTTTATGCACTTTTTAGCTGCACAGGGAGAAATTATAAGCGAGGAAACTTATGCTTCGTACTACGGGGAAGCCTTTAACGGAAGGCCGACCGCAAACGGAGAAATATTCGATATGAATGCTTACACGGCGGCTCATAAAACTCTTCCTTTCGGAACCCTTGTTGAAGTTACCAATTTAGAAAATGGAAGAAAGGTCATCGTAAGAATAAATGATAGAGGACCATTTGTAGGTAACCGTGAAATAGATGTTTCAAAGGCTGCCGCCGCTGCCTTGGATATGTTAGCCTATGGAGTTGTAAGGGTAAGTCTAAGAAAAATAGATCCTAACAATATGGGAGCATTTACGAGAACCGAAACTTCAGAAAAGACTATCAATCAGGAAAAGGCATCTCTAAAAGCGGAAGAAACAAACAGCAGAGCAAAAGACTTGGTAAAAACAAAAGAGCAGGAGTTTCAAGCTTCAACTGACAGTACAAAAAATCAAAATCTTGTTTATGTACCTGCTAAGGCCTCAGAAACAGAAGGCGTTTTATGGAGAATTCAGTTGGGCTCATTTAAGCGGGAAGAAAATGCCCTAAGGCTTGTAATCAAATTAAGAAAAATTGGTTTTGAGCCTGCCTACGAAAAAACGGAAACCACTACAAGGGTTGTTTTGTACGGCATTAGGCCTCATGAACTTGAAAAAGTAAAAAGAGTGCTTGAGTTAAACTCTTTTAATGATTATGTCTTACGCCAAGAAAGTTGGTAA
- a CDS encoding ATP-dependent Clp protease ATP-binding subunit — MCQGLSQDAHKLLTLFGQQEARRVNADLFQPEHILSALIRNKVGRGYIILQKLNIDLLNLQLFIEQNTPIRAGDRIIGEIPPSRRIKSLVDIATIEARTMRQSVVGTEHLLVALVREENSIISDFFMRYNIVTEDIRMIILKITDQMDSVRTAKTADVSKSKQSALSEFGRNLTDIVSSGSLDPIIGREKEIRRLIQILSRRTKNNPILVGEPGIGKTSIVEGLAFAIINENVPHDLLNKSIVSLDLGSVIAGTKYRGQFEERLKQIINEIKENKNIILFIDEIHTLIGTGGSQGAMDAANILKPALARGEIQCIGATTVDEYRRYFKNDLALERRFQLIQVKEPNPEETFDILCGIKHKYEEHHNVIYEPQTVTKIIEYSKRYITDRFFPDKAIDVLDEAGAMKKTILDKKPGELFEIEDKIKVLMLEKAEMVEMQNYEKAALIRDEVLDLKNDIYQIKNKWMTSYQHPISYVDENDIAEVVAMMTDIPVNKLSQDEAERMLHIEEELKKSVVGQDEPISILSNSIRRSRAGISSPERPIGSFLFLGPTGVGKTLLAKTLAEFLFGTKEALIRVDMSDYMEKHNAAKLIGAPPGYIGFDSGGFLTEKIRRNPYSVLLLDEVEKAHPDVFNILLQILEEGELRDSSGHIVNFKNTVIIMTSNAGSKSIIKENQLGFNPSGDGVMAYSEIRASALNEIKKFLSPEFINRIDELLVFKPLDKDDIKRILKLELKKFEDRIAKLDLYIELSKEAEDFFADKGYDPAYGARPMRRLLQNKIEDVLSVKIISGEFSKGKTALVDFSASEDDIIISIKESPNYEDAYSASVKCEVESN; from the coding sequence ATGTGTCAAGGTCTTTCACAAGATGCTCATAAGCTGCTTACTCTTTTCGGTCAGCAGGAAGCTAGGCGGGTTAATGCGGATCTGTTTCAACCCGAGCATATTTTATCTGCTTTGATCCGAAATAAAGTAGGCAGGGGTTATATAATTCTTCAAAAATTAAATATTGATCTTCTCAATTTACAGCTGTTTATTGAACAAAACACTCCTATCCGTGCAGGAGATAGAATCATAGGTGAAATTCCTCCTTCTCGAAGAATTAAGTCTTTGGTCGATATTGCAACAATAGAAGCAAGAACTATGAGGCAAAGTGTGGTCGGTACCGAGCATCTTCTTGTAGCCCTTGTCAGAGAAGAAAATTCCATAATATCCGATTTTTTTATGCGTTATAATATCGTAACTGAAGACATTAGGATGATAATATTAAAAATAACCGATCAGATGGATTCTGTCCGAACAGCTAAAACAGCTGATGTGTCTAAGTCAAAACAATCGGCTCTTTCCGAATTTGGGCGTAACCTGACGGATATTGTAAGTTCCGGTTCCCTTGACCCAATTATAGGCCGCGAAAAAGAGATTAGAAGACTTATCCAAATCCTTTCCCGAAGAACAAAAAATAATCCGATCCTTGTAGGAGAGCCCGGAATAGGAAAGACCTCCATCGTTGAAGGCTTGGCCTTTGCCATAATAAACGAAAACGTACCTCACGATTTATTAAATAAAAGTATTGTTTCTTTGGATCTCGGTTCCGTAATTGCAGGAACAAAGTATAGAGGTCAGTTTGAAGAAAGGCTGAAGCAAATTATAAATGAAATAAAAGAAAATAAAAATATAATTTTGTTTATAGATGAAATTCACACCCTCATAGGCACAGGCGGCTCTCAGGGAGCTATGGACGCCGCCAATATTTTAAAACCTGCCCTAGCTCGAGGAGAAATACAATGTATTGGGGCTACAACAGTTGATGAATACAGAAGATATTTTAAAAACGATTTGGCTCTTGAGCGGCGCTTCCAGCTGATTCAAGTTAAAGAACCCAATCCTGAAGAAACCTTTGATATACTATGCGGTATAAAGCATAAATATGAAGAACACCACAACGTCATCTACGAACCCCAGACTGTAACCAAGATAATTGAATATTCAAAACGGTATATTACGGATAGATTTTTTCCGGACAAGGCTATTGATGTATTGGATGAAGCAGGGGCAATGAAAAAAACTATCCTTGACAAAAAACCCGGCGAACTTTTTGAAATTGAAGACAAGATAAAGGTTTTGATGCTTGAAAAAGCCGAGATGGTTGAGATGCAAAATTATGAAAAAGCTGCCTTAATCAGAGATGAAGTCCTTGATCTAAAAAACGACATATATCAAATTAAAAATAAGTGGATGACTTCTTATCAGCATCCGATTTCCTATGTTGACGAAAACGATATAGCAGAAGTTGTTGCAATGATGACGGATATCCCCGTAAATAAATTAAGTCAGGATGAGGCCGAAAGGATGCTTCACATCGAAGAGGAATTAAAAAAATCGGTGGTAGGGCAGGATGAACCCATATCGATTTTGTCCAATTCAATAAGAAGGTCCCGTGCAGGTATTTCATCTCCCGAGAGACCCATAGGTTCATTTTTGTTTTTAGGTCCTACCGGTGTCGGAAAAACCCTTCTTGCAAAAACTCTCGCCGAATTTTTGTTCGGCACAAAAGAAGCATTAATCAGGGTCGATATGAGTGACTATATGGAAAAACATAATGCTGCAAAACTTATCGGTGCTCCTCCAGGATATATAGGCTTTGATTCAGGCGGATTTTTAACCGAAAAAATAAGACGTAATCCGTACTCCGTTTTGCTTTTGGATGAGGTAGAAAAAGCTCATCCCGATGTCTTTAATATTCTGTTACAAATTTTAGAAGAGGGTGAACTTAGAGACAGCAGCGGGCATATTGTGAATTTTAAAAATACGGTTATTATTATGACCAGTAATGCAGGGTCTAAGTCCATCATAAAAGAAAATCAGCTGGGCTTTAATCCTTCGGGAGACGGCGTAATGGCCTATTCCGAGATAAGAGCAAGTGCTCTTAACGAAATAAAAAAATTCTTATCACCGGAATTTATAAATAGAATTGATGAGTTGCTTGTTTTTAAGCCCTTGGATAAGGATGACATCAAACGGATATTAAAACTTGAGCTTAAAAAATTTGAAGATAGAATTGCAAAGCTGGATTTATATATTGAACTTTCAAAGGAAGCCGAAGATTTCTTTGCAGATAAAGGATATGACCCTGCCTATGGTGCACGCCCTATGAGAAGACTTCTTCAAAATAAAATCGAAGATGTCCTGTCCGTTAAAATAATAAGCGGCGAGTTTTCAAAGGGTAAAACTGCTCTTGTCGATTTTTCGGCTTCAGAGGATGATATAATAATCAGCATTAAAGAAAGCCCTAATTATGAAGATGCTTACAGCGCATCGGTTAAATGTGAGGTAGAATCCAACTGA
- a CDS encoding omptin family outer membrane protease, giving the protein MRGFDRQIVILIFLFISAHFISSEEGKTLFSFSASPSLIAGSGFEYAFRTDSFIKSKLDWPLLPAGGFTAGTEFKLKNGFYFSFVSSFIIPAYSGRMFDYDYLNPYDSSMLTHFSEHKAYVKKALDLNLNIGFMKLLVEYKTSSNKKIRVSCAPSIGIRYILNAWDAVDGYTKYPPDTNPPSPVLPDTPTIPVAGLGISYKQTFILPNIGVLFRFELPREWKIDLSTQLCPSVIGFAEDFHYKKEHGGLKFVDVFTKKNLSFYLYLSAEKRLSKHFSFFSSIDYTSITAYHGKLFAYYLKSGLLKSSSSTGSVGAALYSTRINLGFIFHIVK; this is encoded by the coding sequence ATGAGAGGTTTCGACAGACAGATCGTTATTTTGATATTTCTTTTTATAAGTGCTCACTTTATATCATCCGAAGAAGGAAAAACTTTGTTTAGTTTTTCTGCTTCTCCATCGCTTATAGCCGGCTCGGGATTCGAGTATGCTTTTAGAACTGACTCATTTATTAAAAGCAAACTTGATTGGCCTCTTTTGCCTGCAGGGGGCTTTACTGCCGGTACCGAGTTTAAGCTTAAAAACGGATTTTACTTTTCTTTTGTTTCTTCATTTATAATACCTGCTTATTCGGGTAGAATGTTTGACTACGATTATTTGAATCCCTATGATTCTTCAATGCTGACCCATTTTTCGGAGCATAAGGCCTATGTTAAAAAAGCCTTGGATTTAAATCTAAATATCGGCTTCATGAAGCTTCTTGTTGAGTATAAAACCTCTTCAAATAAAAAAATAAGAGTCTCTTGTGCTCCATCCATAGGAATAAGGTATATTTTAAATGCATGGGATGCCGTGGACGGTTACACCAAGTATCCTCCCGATACAAATCCTCCAAGTCCTGTTTTACCTGATACTCCTACTATTCCCGTTGCAGGACTCGGAATAAGTTATAAACAAACTTTTATTTTACCTAATATAGGAGTTCTATTTAGATTTGAACTTCCAAGGGAGTGGAAGATTGATTTATCTACTCAACTTTGCCCGAGTGTTATTGGGTTTGCAGAGGATTTTCATTATAAGAAAGAACATGGAGGCTTAAAATTTGTAGATGTTTTTACAAAGAAAAATCTGTCTTTTTATTTATACCTTTCGGCTGAAAAAAGACTTTCAAAGCATTTTTCTTTTTTTTCTTCCATTGATTACACCTCGATTACGGCCTACCATGGAAAGCTTTTTGCTTATTATTTAAAATCAGGATTATTAAAAAGCAGCTCATCTACCGGTTCGGTTGGCGCTGCTTTATATTCTACCCGTATCAATTTAGGCTTTATATTTCATATAGTAAAATAG
- a CDS encoding TatD family hydrolase — MFSDSHAHFFMIFRRNEGDASFLYTMMERKFRFAMDIGTQPGDLKERQKFISDVFDGKIQGQETVHLPERFPDFMHFAAGLWPHAESIAEPEKALAALKTDIGTLFLQKAEAEKTNPKKPFYCGLGECGLDRYWNGPAAEKRGADLNSEERGTTDIEGEEFLFNEQLKIAKEKNLSVIVHSRDAYEDTLKCIDEVGHHKGIIHCYSYGLKEAYSFLERGWYISFPGNITYAKKQADRDRIAELVRAIPADKLLLETDAPYLAPVPFRGKINTPLLIEYTYAAVSEILDKSMEALAEQIYQNCCSCFLVR; from the coding sequence ATGTTTTCCGACTCTCATGCACATTTTTTTATGATTTTTAGACGAAATGAAGGCGATGCTTCATTTCTATATACAATGATGGAACGCAAATTCAGGTTTGCCATGGATATAGGTACTCAACCGGGAGATTTAAAAGAAAGACAAAAATTTATTTCGGATGTTTTTGACGGAAAAATACAAGGGCAAGAGACCGTGCATTTGCCTGAGCGTTTCCCCGATTTTATGCATTTTGCGGCGGGGCTTTGGCCCCATGCCGAAAGCATTGCCGAGCCTGAAAAGGCTCTTGCAGCTTTAAAAACCGATATCGGTACTCTTTTTTTACAAAAAGCCGAAGCGGAAAAGACTAATCCGAAAAAGCCCTTTTATTGCGGCCTTGGAGAATGCGGGCTTGACCGTTATTGGAACGGCCCTGCTGCCGAAAAAAGGGGAGCAGATTTAAATTCTGAAGAAAGAGGAACAACCGATATAGAAGGGGAGGAGTTTCTTTTTAATGAACAGTTAAAAATTGCAAAAGAAAAAAATCTTTCAGTTATAGTTCATTCAAGGGATGCTTATGAAGATACCCTAAAATGTATTGATGAGGTAGGACATCACAAGGGGATAATCCACTGCTATTCTTACGGGCTTAAAGAGGCTTATTCCTTTTTGGAAAGGGGCTGGTATATTTCCTTTCCCGGAAACATAACCTATGCTAAAAAGCAGGCTGATAGGGATAGGATTGCAGAGCTTGTAAGGGCCATTCCTGCCGATAAGCTCTTGCTTGAAACTGATGCCCCGTATTTAGCCCCTGTTCCTTTTAGGGGAAAGATAAATACTCCTCTTTTAATAGAATACACCTATGCCGCAGTTTCCGAAATTTTAGATAAATCTATGGAAGCCTTGGCGGAACAAATTTATCAAAACTGCTGTTCTTGTTTTTTGGTAAGGTAG
- a CDS encoding glycosyltransferase family 4 protein: MKIGIFTDCYYPQINGVVTSTMNLQKELEKLNHEVYIITTTFPDFKDEDEKHIIRVPSIPFFKWSEFRVGLFFKHTKAYNKVKALNFDIVHTQTEFSMGNFGTFIAKDLNIPCLHTYHTVYEEYTHYISNFGKSPLKKVVRKLSKRYIARLSGVIAPTEKTKNLLISYGVKNKIYVVPSGINLEKFKKDIPDAETDSLLKSFNIKKDSFKLIFLGRISKEKNIETLINIMPKITSENKNIQLIIVGDGPDRLELEERVRHLDLQENVIFTNRIPNDKVPIYYKTADLFISPSKTETQGLTILEAMAAGVPVLVYDDTNIKGIVLHKKTGLLFKENDELLDNIKFALNNKEEIQSYAKEAFKIAEDFSSANFAKKVEKIYKELIN; encoded by the coding sequence ATGAAAATTGGAATTTTTACTGATTGTTATTATCCTCAAATAAACGGAGTTGTAACCTCTACGATGAACTTACAAAAAGAGCTGGAAAAACTAAACCACGAAGTTTATATAATCACAACAACATTTCCGGATTTTAAGGATGAGGATGAAAAACATATTATTCGAGTTCCTTCAATTCCATTTTTTAAATGGTCTGAATTCAGAGTAGGATTATTTTTTAAACATACAAAGGCATACAATAAAGTAAAGGCTTTAAATTTCGATATAGTACATACTCAAACGGAATTTTCCATGGGCAATTTCGGTACTTTCATTGCAAAAGATCTAAATATTCCATGTTTACACACATATCATACTGTCTATGAAGAATATACCCACTATATTTCCAATTTCGGCAAAAGCCCTTTAAAAAAAGTAGTAAGAAAACTCTCAAAGCGTTATATTGCCCGTCTTTCAGGAGTTATAGCACCCACAGAAAAAACAAAAAATTTACTTATAAGCTATGGAGTAAAAAATAAAATATATGTTGTTCCATCAGGAATAAATCTTGAGAAGTTTAAAAAAGATATTCCCGATGCCGAAACTGATAGCTTACTAAAATCTTTTAACATAAAAAAAGATTCATTTAAACTTATATTTTTAGGAAGAATATCAAAGGAAAAAAATATTGAAACTTTAATTAATATAATGCCTAAAATAACAAGCGAAAATAAAAATATCCAACTTATCATTGTAGGTGACGGGCCTGATAGGTTAGAGCTTGAAGAAAGAGTAAGACACTTAGATTTACAGGAAAATGTAATATTTACAAATAGAATTCCAAACGACAAGGTTCCTATATATTATAAAACTGCCGATTTATTTATAAGCCCATCAAAAACTGAAACACAGGGTCTGACTATTCTTGAAGCAATGGCAGCAGGAGTTCCTGTTTTGGTATATGACGACACAAATATCAAAGGTATCGTCCTACACAAAAAGACAGGTTTATTATTTAAGGAAAACGATGAACTTTTGGACAACATTAAATTCGCATTAAACAACAAAGAAGAAATTCAAAGCTATGCAAAAGAAGCATTTAAGATAGCCGAGGACTTTTCGTCTGCCAATTTTGCAAAAAAAGTAGAAAAAATTTATAAAGAATTAATAAATTAA